The sequence GCATGGATGTCACTGGAGAAGCTTCGTAGTACAATAACCTCCTTGGAGTGTAATGCAAAACCAGAACCACAGAACAACCCAGGTCTTAGCTGGACTGCTGATCACCTCGATAGATGGCTTTAATGGCTGGAATATCACTGTTCGTAGAGAGTTGGTAAAAGTGTCCGTTTTCCAGGCAAGCGCTGCTCATGACTGATGGAAAGTCGCCAGTATGACCAAGCCCCTGCACATGCCCAGATTCATGCGTTGCTGCCGCTCGCCCGTCTGCGTGTTCATTACTACAAGAAGTTTGAGTCCAATCGAAACTGTTGTTCCAGAAAATGGAATTACTAAATTGGACATCGGCAGAAATGAAGAACGCATACCATTCATTACCACCTCTGTAGGGGTTGTATCCATACTTGACATCTCCAATAAAGTAGGAAGTGTGAGCCAGATTCCCACACAGCAGGGTGGTCATGTAATAAGTCCCTACAATGCCCTGACAAAAGGTGAAGCACTGAAACATGTAGGGATTCCAGGCTGCCACATTGTTGTATTGAGTAAACGCAGTATAGATGGCAGCATTGAAATCGTAGCCTTTGCTCTGTGAGGAGTGGAGCGAAGGATCCATGTTGAAGTGCAGGCTGATGCTCGTGTAATGTGGCTCCTGCCAGTATACACAGGGATGGCTGGAATCTTGGCCGTTCATCCCCGAACACCAGCCACTTCCACTACCAGTATCAGTGAATTCATTGGTTTCCTGAGTCCAGGCCAGGGCTGGCCCTGCTGTCACCATAAAGAGCAGCATAGACAGAGCGGCAACCATGATGCCCCACGCGAAATACCAGCGAATGGACCGTTTCATCGTGTACTCCCTCCTTGTATATGGACCAGCAACGACATGACCAGAAGACGCCAGAGAACGCGAGGGGAAACGGGTACGAAGTAAGGGATAGACAGATGCAGGATGCGCGACATCCTTGCAGGGGAGCAGGATAGCCTCCTTGTTATCCTGGCGCGGAGAGCGAAACCTACCTGGCGGCCAGGATTTTATCGATTAAGCTTCCTGGCAAGAAGTATACATAAAAAACAGTTCATGTCAATAGGTAATGGACGAGATATTCCATATTCGTTATACAAGCAGAAGGTTCGTAAAAATATAAACCAGCATTCATGACCCCGCGCGCCAAATGGGCTAGCCTGAACTACAAGGCTTGTAAGCGGTAGGCAGAGCCGCTATAATGAAGCCCGGCAGGCTTTTCTACCGTACCTGCTGGCTTTTCGAGTAGTCGCTTGCCTGTTTCTCTGTCGGCGCTTCCTGGCATAGTTCCTGCTCGCAGCCTGCACTGATTCCTACAAAAGATAATACGCCGCCGTTCTCTATACTATCTTTATACGCTCTCTGCCCGAAAGGAGCCTCGTCTTGAGCAGCCGCCTGAAAACCTTTCTCATCCTGGGAGTAATTATCTCCCTGATTGTCGGCGCGGGCCTGATCGTCTTGTTTACCATCCTTGGCGTCTGGCCCGTCGTGCGCGACATCATGCTCGTTCTGCTCGCTGTGGCGACTTTTATCGCGCTGGGGTTGCTCTCCTATGCCGCCTTTGTCCTCATCAGCCTGGCGCTCCAGGTGAAGAAAGAACTCACCCCCGTTCTGGACTCGATGAGAGATACATCCTATACCGTGCGCGAGACCGCTAAGGTTGCCAGCGAACTGACCGTGACGCCCGGCGTGCGCGCAGCCAGCATGGTGCTGGGCGCTGCCCAGGTCGCGGGCGTCTTCTTCGGCGTAGGCCGGGCGCGCAAGCGCGCCGAGCAGCGCGCCAAACGCCGCAAGGAACTGGCCACAAAAGGAGAACTCGATGCCTATCGCTGATTTTACCGAGCCAACCTGGCTTCAGGACGCGGGGCAGGCGGCTGGAGTCGTGCTGATCATCGAGTTGATGCTGCTGATCTTGATCACCGCCGCTCTGGTAGGCGCGATAGCCTATCTGTTGTATTATGTCCATAATAAAGTAGTACCCATTCTGACCCGCTTTGCTCCGGCTGTCGAGCAGCGCTTGCAGGCCACGGATCGCGGCAGCGCCAGGTTCGCCGAGCGCGTGATTGACATTCACGCGCGCACCGTAGCCATCAAAGAAGGGATGCGCGCCCTCGTCTGGCCCAACGGACACCACGAACTGCCCCCAGGCCAGGACGAGCCACGCGCCCAACTGGAAGGCTATCGGACGGATGGGCCACGCCAGCTTCCCCCCGGAAGCGCCAGGCAATAGCGACCAGCAAGACAAGCAGCATATCTCATGGCACGACTCAGAGTTCAGGCAGTCTCCTATCTACGCCAGTTCGGGCGTATGAACCGGAACGCCCGCCTGTATCTTTTGAGCAATACGCTCAATTCCATCACGGTAGGCATCTTTGCCCTCCTCTATAACCTCTATCTTGTCGCCCTGGGTTATCAGGCCGATTTCATCGGCTGGCTGCTGGTGATCGGCGTCGCTGGCGGCGCGCTGGGCATGGTCACGACCAGCCCGCTCATGGCGCGCCTGGGTACCAAAGCCACACTCTTCTGGTCCAGCGTCGTTGCAGCAGCCGCAGGTACGCTGCAACTGGTCATTCCCCAGGCGTTCTCGCTCACCATCACCAGCTTTGTGCTGGGCGTCGCCGGGGGTATCTATCTGGTGATCGGCGCGCCGCTGCTGGCCGATGGCAGCCAGGCAACCGCCCGCAGCCATATCTTCAGCCTCAACGCCGCGCTGGCGCTCATCACCGCTGTGATCGGGCAGGCGCTCGGCGGCTATCTCCCCCATCTGGTCAGTCTGCCCACGATCAGCGATTCCGGGCTGCTGCGCGCCATCGAACCCTTTCTGGTTTCCGGCGCGCAGGCCCGCAGCTACGAACTGGCCTTATTGCTGGCAGGAGTGATCGCCGCGCCGTCCTTTCTCCCCATCATCCTGATGGACCCCACGCCGCCCAGGCAGCCGACGGCGCTGCCTGGACAGAGAGCCGCCAAAAGGGCGGGCGCCGCGCTGGCAGGCGCGCGCCAGCGGCTAAGCAGCCGGTTTCAGGCGCTCAAGCCGCCGCGCCTGCGCACTGAGGCGTTGAAGGCGCTGCGCGGCCCGATTGGGCAATTAGCAATGGTCGAAGGGCTGATTGGCCTGGGCGCCGGCCTCTTCATCCCCTACTTCAATCTCTACTTCGTCCAGCATCTCGGCGTCAGTACCGAACTCTACGGCCTGATTACCGCCGTCTCCACCGCGTTGATGGCCGTGACAACCCTGGCCGGGCCGTTCTTCGCGGCGCGTCTGGGGAAAGTGCGCGCTGCCGTCCTCGGACACCTGATCTCGCTTCCCTTCTTAGCAATCCTGGGCTTTACCCGCGCGCTGCCGCTGGTCCTGGCGGCCTATCTGGTACGCGGGAGCCTGATGAATATGGCCGAGCCGGTGCTGCTCAGCTACTTCATGAGCGTTGTTCGGCCAACCGAGCGCGCCAGCGCCAACAGCGCCTATAACCTCGGTTTCTGGGGCTGCTGGGCAGCGGGCGGCGCTCTAGGCGGCGTGATTATCGCCGCCAACAATTTCACGCTCCCCTTTGTCCTGGCGGCGCTGATCTATTTGCTGGCGACGGCGCTGCTCTGGCGCTGCTTCAAGGACCGACGCGAGGTAAGCGCCGATCTCTCGGCAGACGAACCCGGCCTGACGCCAGGCTCACAGGCGCTGGAAGAGGGTCCAGAACTCCACCGCCCCCAGGAGATTGATCACCACCCCGGACAGCCCCAGCGCGGCATAGCGCCAGTCCACACGAGCTTCATTGAGGACTAGCAGCAGGAAAGCAAAGGGATACACGTCGTAGAGATAGCGGATGCCAAATTGATAGCCTCCCTCGTTATAAAAAAGCAGCATGGCGAGAACATCCAGCGCCACCACGACCCAGAGCGCCGCCCGCAGTGGGCTGAAACGCTGGTTGCGCCAGAACAGGAATAAAAAGAGCGGCGTGGTCACAAAAACGCTGATCCCGGAGCCTTTATTAAGCAGATCGATCTGCGGCTGGTGGTTGAAGAAGGCGACAGAGGGGAAGTTGAAGAACATCGTAATGAAGTTCGCGGGCATATAGCCGATACTGAAGGCGCCAGACGGCGCGTCATTGGGATAACGCTGCTTCAGCAGCGTGGCATAGCCGGTATCCAGCGGCGAGCCAAAGACCAGCGCGTTACGCGCCGCAAACACCAGCGCCACGATGCCCATCACCGCCGCCACAGGCAGCAGGCGACGCCAGGGGACCGCTTGCCAATCGGGCCGATACGCGCGCAGCGAGCGCCAGAAGCGCCCCAGCAGGGGTTGCCGTCCGGCGTCCTGCCAGGCGAGATAGAGCAGAAACAGAAAGCCCAGCGCGGCGGGAAACCGGCTGAAGAACGCGCACCCCAGCAGCGCCGCGCCCCAGCTATAGTGGCCCCTGAAGGCCAGGAGCAGCGCCAGCAGGGTGAAGGTCATGGCGACAATATGAGCGGTAAACCAGACCGTCCCACCCAGCGAAAGATAGAGATTGATCGAGCCAAAGAAACAGAAGACGCTGACGAGCGCGTGCTCTGACCACTTACGCGCGGGCCGTTCCTGGACGCGCATCTGCTCGAAGAGCAGATAGAGCAGGCTGATGTTTGCGGCGGAAAGCAGCGTAGTCAAGAGTATATCGCTGGCCGCCAAGCCGAAGATGGCGACAAAGGGCAAGAGCAAGAGCGCGGGGAAGGGCGGATAATACATATAGCTCTTGCCATTGAT is a genomic window of Ktedonobacterales bacterium containing:
- a CDS encoding matrixin family metalloprotease, producing MKRSIRWYFAWGIMVAALSMLLFMVTAGPALAWTQETNEFTDTGSGSGWCSGMNGQDSSHPCVYWQEPHYTSISLHFNMDPSLHSSQSKGYDFNAAIYTAFTQYNNVAAWNPYMFQCFTFCQGIVGTYYMTTLLCGNLAHTSYFIGDVKYGYNPYRGGNEWYAFFISADVQFSNSIFWNNSFDWTQTSCSNEHADGRAAATHESGHVQGLGHTGDFPSVMSSACLENGHFYQLSTNSDIPAIKAIYRGDQQSS
- a CDS encoding MFS transporter, with protein sequence MARLRVQAVSYLRQFGRMNRNARLYLLSNTLNSITVGIFALLYNLYLVALGYQADFIGWLLVIGVAGGALGMVTTSPLMARLGTKATLFWSSVVAAAAGTLQLVIPQAFSLTITSFVLGVAGGIYLVIGAPLLADGSQATARSHIFSLNAALALITAVIGQALGGYLPHLVSLPTISDSGLLRAIEPFLVSGAQARSYELALLLAGVIAAPSFLPIILMDPTPPRQPTALPGQRAAKRAGAALAGARQRLSSRFQALKPPRLRTEALKALRGPIGQLAMVEGLIGLGAGLFIPYFNLYFVQHLGVSTELYGLITAVSTALMAVTTLAGPFFAARLGKVRAAVLGHLISLPFLAILGFTRALPLVLAAYLVRGSLMNMAEPVLLSYFMSVVRPTERASANSAYNLGFWGCWAAGGALGGVIIAANNFTLPFVLAALIYLLATALLWRCFKDRREVSADLSADEPGLTPGSQALEEGPELHRPQEIDHHPGQPQRGIAPVHTSFIED